The sequence below is a genomic window from Sphingobium sp. EP60837.
TCACCCTCTATGGGATTTGCGGACAGTGCGGGCAGCGGCGAAGCAGCGTTGTCCGCAGACACGGCATCGCCAGACGCATCACGGCAAGCCGCGGTTAGCGTCAGCATCATCATCAATGGAAACAGCCCCAACCGTGCGCCCACCGATTTCCTCCCGCAATATGGCAATAAGATCAGCGACATGCGGCAGTCGCTGCTCCTCCTCATCGAGAATCGCCATGAAAGCGGCTTGCCTATAGGCGCGGACGCTCTCTTCGGAAAGGCGGCTTGCCGCGGGCAATGCGGAAATTACGATATCCAGCATGCGCTCGACGCCATGAAGGCGTCCCCACAAATAGTCGTTCTCCCGATAGGCCCTGCTAAAGAAAGCGCCGAAATTATTGAATTCTATCCCCTTTAATGTCACCTCTGCGCCGCCCGTGCGAATTGCGCTGCAATCTTCAGGAGAAATCCGATCAACCTTCACCGGATCATATTCATCCATAGCGTGGCCTTGAAGCAACGGTAGGGTGGCGATGTCGTAGAAGGGAAAGCCGAGATAGGAGAGCAGCATCGTCCTCCGTTCCGCCTTCGGCAGGTCCGCCAGCGCTTCGGCCAGCATCACGTCCGCTACGCCGTCGCGCTCGCCTAGCCCGCGCGCCTGCGCGATCGCATCCAGCGCCGCCGCCGCATCATTGGGCAGTTCCTTCGCCGCTGACCGGATCGCGCCATTGTAGAAGTCTGTGCCCTCGCATTCCGTATAATGGGCCAGCGCCTGATAGATGGCGTCGTGCATCTTCTGGACCGCAGCGTCGCCCGCCTGCGATTCGACCTCCAGCGTTTCGGCCAGCCGCCGCGCCAGAAAACGCAGCCGCCGGATGCGGAAGGCCAGGTCATGGGTACGGAAGAAGAGAACGGGCGGCGATCCCGGCCCGACATCTTCCGTCAGCTGGTCCGCTCTGATCGCCCGCACATGCGACCACAGCGCCTGGCGGTAATTTTCCCGCATCAACGGGCTTTCCTCGTCACTCAGGCGAAAGAGCAGGGCGGCAAGATCTTCCACAATGCCGGACAGCTTCAGGTGCCCATAGGCTGGGAAGGCGAAACCTGCCGAATTGGCGGCGCGCTGCTGGGCCTTCGCGCGCCAGACCGAAAGCCGGGCGGGCGTGGGACGGTCGAGGAACAGCATGCCGCCCATCGCGCTTTCCACTTCCGCCTCAATCCCCGGACGCAGCGCATTCAGAATGCGCACCATGCGGCGGATGCGGGACGAATGGCGATCAATGGCTTCCAAATTGTCACGGATGGGCTGTTCACGCGGAATGTCGCTCAGTGCACCGAAGATGGTGCGAAAGAAGCCTGGCAGCGGCGCACCTTCGCCAACGGCCTCTTCTTCCTGAACGCCCTCTTTGTTGAGCTGGATCGAGCGATGGCCCGGCTTGGGGTCGATATAGACAAACCGCCGATCGACCTCGCGCCGCGATGGGCGGTTCCGCAGCGCGCCGATCGCCTGCGCGAACGGCGCGTTCGCCAGCACCGATCCGTCGATCAGTACGGCGTCCTCCGCTTTGCCGCGCGCCCAATGCCGGGGCAGGGCATGCGCCAGAAAGGCGTCGCGCGTTGGCCAGGCCCGATGGCGGCGCTTCAGCACTCGGTCCAATTCGCGCACGGTGAAGGGCGGGAAAGCGCCGGGGAAACTTGCTGTCGCCCTCGCCGCAAAGACGAGTTCGGCCGGGTCCGCGAACAGCCTGTCGCCGCGCCCTCGTGCCCGAAAGCCGATAGACAGGCGATGCTCTGTCTCAACCACCTGGGGTGGGCTGTTGAGATTGAGGCTCTGCGGATGGCCTTCAAAATCCGTCACCGTGACGAACAGGTCCAGAGGATGTCCCTCTGGCAGCAGCGGCGGCCCACGTTCCGCCGCCTCCATCGCGTCGAACGCATCCAGGATCATCGCGGTGAACACCTCGCCGCCGAAGGGCGGCTCGAACCAGCGCGACCGGATGAAATTCGACAGCTTGTGCCGCACCTCCTCGCGGGTATTCGGCGCCACGGTGCGCTCTACCGTGTCTCCAGGATGCCGCGCCGCCATCCAGACCAGCGGCGTTGCCCAGAATTTGGTGATCCGCCGAGCGGGTCGGGCATCAGGGTCCAACAGCCGCTCAACGTCGGCATTTTCCAGCCACAGATCGGTTAGCGGCTCCAGCGACTGGCCTGTTTCAATAGCTTGCGCCAGGAAGATGCCGTTGATGCCGCCCGCACTCGCGCCCGCAATAATATCGGGCATGACCCGCAAACGCACGCCGCTCGCCGCCTCCAGGTCCTCCAACAGCTTCCGGTACACGGCCTCGCTGCTGTTCCCGCTGGTCGAGCCATCATGAAAACCCCGGCTCGCCCGCGCGAGCCGCCAGATTTCCTTGGTGATGCCGTGCATGTAAACGGCCAGACTGATCCCGCCGTAGCAGACCAGCGCCAAGCGAAGTTCGCGCTCTTTCATGAGCGTGTCTTATCCCTGATCCTATGACCGTGGATTGAATGGCGCGTTACCTCTTTCATCCCCTTCGCTTCGAGCGGCTTCGAGCGAAGTCGAGAAGCGCCCGCCGAAAAGTCGGCGCAGTGTTCTCGGCCTGCTAGAGCCGACCGGAGAGGAGGACGGCCTGCTGGCCCAAACTTGGCTAATCTATCGCCGCCCCTCACAACCAAAACTCCGCCCATATCGGCAAATGGTCAGATGCCTTCCGCGCCGCCGCGCTGTCATGCACTCCGCTATCGACCAATTTCAGTTGCCCGCAATGCATGATCCGGTCGAGCTGCGCCACCGGCCGCCGCGCATGGAAGCTCCGGCCACAGGGCGCGAAGCTGTAATGCCGCGCGAAATCGGCCAGGCATCCTCGTCCCGCGCTCCATTCGTTTAGGTCCCCCATCAGCACCGTGGGCATCTCCTCGCGCAGCCCTGCCGCGTGGATCACCGCTGCTGCCTGCTTCCGCCGCCAAAGGCCAGACAGGTCCAGATGCATGCCGAAAATCCGCATCTTGGACTTGCCCAGCGTTACCTCCGCCATGGTCGCCCCTCGCGGTTCCAGACAGGGCAGGTGCAGCACGTCATGTGCGCCGATCTCCGCCTCCTTGCGCACCAGAATGGCGTTGCCATGCCAACCCATGGAATCGGCCTGCACATTCAATGGCACGGGCTTGTAGGAGCTGAGGGAGTCCAGCAACCAAGGCGGGATCGCAGCCGATCTTACCCCAAAGCGGCGATCCGCTTCCTGCAGGGCTATGATGTCGGCATCCACCTCTGCCAGCACTTCCAGCACCCGTTCCGGACTTCGGCGGCGATCCGTGCCGATGGCCTTGCGGATATTGTAGCTGGCAACGCGAATGGATTTCATGGCGAAACAATGCGCCACATAGCAATGAGTTTCCAGCACTCTCCGTCCGGCTCTAACAATCCCCCGGTCTCTTTAAGCCCGTGGAAGGGCGCCAGCTTCGTTTCTTTGTTCTTGAAACGTTCGCGGCGTGCCGCCATACCACATCCGTTCGCTTAATTACCCCATTCGCTTCGAGCGAAGTCGAGACGCGAGATCGGACGGCAAGGTTTATAATGGCAAAGGCAAAGCGCAAATTCGTCTGCCAGCAGTGCGGCACGCTCTCCTCCCGCTGGCAGGGGCAATGCGATGATTGCGGCGAATGGAACAGCATCGTGGAAGAAGCGGCCGAAACCATCTTCTCTGCCCGTCACGACCTTCAAACCGGCGGTCGCGCTCTGACGCTCGTGGGCCTAGATAGCCAGGTCGAACTGCCGCAACGCACTAGCACCGGCATTGCCGAGTTCGACCGGGCGCTGGGCGGCGGGATCGTTCCTGGCTCCGCGACGCTGATCGGCGGCGATCCCGGCATCGGTAAATCGACGCTGCTGCTTCAGGCCGCTGCCCGCATTGCCGCACGGGGCCTCTCCGTCGCCTATATCAGTGGGGAGGAGGCATCGGATCAGGTCCGCCTGCGCGCACAGCGTCTCGGCCTCGGCAGCGCGCCGGTGCAGCTCGCCAGCGCGACCTCCGTCCGGGACATATTGACCACGCTGGGGGAGGGGGAGCCGCCCGTTCTGCTCGTCATCGACTCCATTCAGACGATGCACAGCGATTTGATCGAGGGCGCTCCCGGCACGGTCAGCCAGGTTCGGGCCTCCTCGCAGGAACTGATCCGCTTCGCCAAGCAGCACGGCACCGCAGTCATTCTCGTCGGCCATGTGACGAAGGACGGCAGCATCGCTG
It includes:
- a CDS encoding patatin-like protein; translated protein: MKERELRLALVCYGGISLAVYMHGITKEIWRLARASRGFHDGSTSGNSSEAVYRKLLEDLEAASGVRLRVMPDIIAGASAGGINGIFLAQAIETGQSLEPLTDLWLENADVERLLDPDARPARRITKFWATPLVWMAARHPGDTVERTVAPNTREEVRHKLSNFIRSRWFEPPFGGEVFTAMILDAFDAMEAAERGPPLLPEGHPLDLFVTVTDFEGHPQSLNLNSPPQVVETEHRLSIGFRARGRGDRLFADPAELVFAARATASFPGAFPPFTVRELDRVLKRRHRAWPTRDAFLAHALPRHWARGKAEDAVLIDGSVLANAPFAQAIGALRNRPSRREVDRRFVYIDPKPGHRSIQLNKEGVQEEEAVGEGAPLPGFFRTIFGALSDIPREQPIRDNLEAIDRHSSRIRRMVRILNALRPGIEAEVESAMGGMLFLDRPTPARLSVWRAKAQQRAANSAGFAFPAYGHLKLSGIVEDLAALLFRLSDEESPLMRENYRQALWSHVRAIRADQLTEDVGPGSPPVLFFRTHDLAFRIRRLRFLARRLAETLEVESQAGDAAVQKMHDAIYQALAHYTECEGTDFYNGAIRSAAKELPNDAAAALDAIAQARGLGERDGVADVMLAEALADLPKAERRTMLLSYLGFPFYDIATLPLLQGHAMDEYDPVKVDRISPEDCSAIRTGGAEVTLKGIEFNNFGAFFSRAYRENDYLWGRLHGVERMLDIVISALPAASRLSEESVRAYRQAAFMAILDEEEQRLPHVADLIAILREEIGGRTVGAVSIDDDADANRGLP
- a CDS encoding endonuclease/exonuclease/phosphatase family protein: MKSIRVASYNIRKAIGTDRRRSPERVLEVLAEVDADIIALQEADRRFGVRSAAIPPWLLDSLSSYKPVPLNVQADSMGWHGNAILVRKEAEIGAHDVLHLPCLEPRGATMAEVTLGKSKMRIFGMHLDLSGLWRRKQAAAVIHAAGLREEMPTVLMGDLNEWSAGRGCLADFARHYSFAPCGRSFHARRPVAQLDRIMHCGQLKLVDSGVHDSAAARKASDHLPIWAEFWL